One genomic segment of Nonomuraea coxensis DSM 45129 includes these proteins:
- a CDS encoding zinc ribbon domain-containing protein codes for MKAAPDAQKRLLDLAELDSVADRLAHRRRTLPELAEIDERSKQYARLATQVIEAETEAGDLAREQTKAESDVDAVRTRADRDQKRLDSGAVTSPRDLASLQSEIASLHKRQGDLEEVVLEIMERREAADSKVRDLVAKRDEAAAARSAAEDRRDAALKEIDKEAADVQGRRTGVAAEIPADLLKLYEKLRDQYGVGAAMLRHGRCQGCKVALSIAEMNSIKSAPHDEVLRCEECRRILVRTAESGL; via the coding sequence ATGAAAGCTGCGCCTGACGCCCAGAAGAGATTGCTCGACCTGGCAGAGCTCGACTCCGTGGCCGACCGGCTCGCCCATCGCCGCCGCACCCTGCCCGAGCTGGCCGAGATCGACGAGCGTTCCAAGCAGTACGCCAGGCTCGCCACCCAGGTCATCGAGGCCGAGACCGAGGCCGGCGACCTCGCCCGCGAGCAGACCAAGGCCGAGAGCGACGTCGACGCCGTACGCACCCGCGCCGACCGCGACCAGAAGCGCCTCGACTCCGGCGCCGTGACCTCCCCCCGTGACCTGGCGAGCCTGCAGTCCGAGATCGCCTCGCTGCACAAGCGGCAGGGCGACCTGGAGGAGGTCGTGCTGGAGATCATGGAGCGGCGCGAGGCCGCCGACAGCAAGGTGCGCGACCTGGTGGCCAAGCGCGACGAGGCCGCCGCCGCGCGCTCGGCCGCCGAGGATCGCCGCGACGCCGCGCTCAAGGAGATCGACAAGGAGGCGGCCGACGTCCAGGGCCGCCGCACCGGCGTCGCCGCCGAGATCCCCGCCGACCTGCTCAAGCTCTACGAGAAGCTCAGGGACCAGTACGGCGTCGGCGCCGCCATGCTCCGCCACGGCCGCTGCCAGGGCTGCAAGGTCGCCCTGTCCATCGCCGAGATGAACTCCATCAAGAGCGCACCCCACGACGAGGTGCTCCGCTGCGAGGAGTGCAGGCGGATCCTCGTCCGCACCGCAGAGTCCGGCCTGTGA
- a CDS encoding helix-turn-helix transcriptional regulator has protein sequence MLETSARLLKLLSLLQAHREWSGPELASRLGVSTRTIRNDVERLRTLGYPVHATPGVAGGYRLGAGAALPPLLLDDEEAVAVAVGLGRAAGGGVEGIEETSVRALAKLEQVLPARLRRRVQALNSYTVQAPYRMPGAAAVPPELLTTIANAARDHERLRFDYTGHDGDGTARDVEPHRLVHRRGRWYLVAYDVERRDWRTFRVDRMRPRTPGGPRFAPRELPADGDVAAYVERGISTALVRHRATLLVHAPAGRLGYLARFGMEARPRDEASCLVEVGGDDLEGLAVWVGFIREDFEVLDPPELAETVRRLAERYRRAAGGRSGPGERPGPD, from the coding sequence ATGCTGGAAACCTCCGCCCGCCTGCTCAAGCTGCTCTCGCTCCTCCAGGCGCACCGCGAGTGGTCCGGCCCCGAGCTGGCCTCCCGGCTCGGGGTCTCGACCCGGACCATCCGCAACGACGTCGAACGGCTGCGCACGCTCGGCTACCCGGTGCACGCCACGCCGGGCGTCGCGGGCGGCTACCGGCTCGGGGCGGGCGCCGCGCTGCCGCCGCTGCTGCTCGACGACGAGGAGGCGGTGGCGGTGGCCGTCGGGCTGGGCCGGGCGGCGGGCGGCGGCGTGGAGGGCATCGAGGAGACGTCGGTGCGGGCGCTGGCCAAGCTGGAGCAGGTGCTGCCTGCGCGGCTGCGCCGCCGGGTGCAGGCGCTCAACTCCTACACCGTGCAGGCTCCGTACCGGATGCCCGGCGCGGCCGCCGTGCCGCCCGAGCTGCTGACCACGATCGCGAACGCGGCCCGCGACCACGAGCGCCTGCGCTTCGACTACACCGGCCACGACGGCGACGGCACGGCCCGCGACGTCGAGCCGCACCGCCTGGTGCACCGGCGGGGCCGCTGGTACCTGGTGGCCTACGACGTGGAGCGGCGTGACTGGCGCACGTTCCGGGTGGACCGGATGCGTCCGCGCACCCCCGGCGGCCCCCGGTTCGCCCCGCGCGAGCTGCCGGCGGACGGTGACGTGGCGGCGTACGTGGAGCGCGGCATCAGCACGGCGCTGGTCCGGCACCGGGCGACGCTGCTCGTGCACGCCCCCGCCGGGCGGCTGGGCTACCTGGCCAGGTTCGGCATGGAGGCGCGGCCGCGCGACGAGGCGAGCTGCCTGGTGGAGGTCGGCGGCGACGACCTGGAGGGCCTCGCGGTCTGGGTCGGGTTCATCCGTGAGGACTTCGAGGTGCTCGACCCGCCGGAGCTGGCCGAGACCGTACGGCGGCTGGCGGAGCGCTACCGCCGCGCGGCCGGCGGCCGGTCCGGGCCCGGCGAGCGGCCGGGCCCGGACTAG
- a CDS encoding tyrosine-type recombinase/integrase, translating to MNGDEGMITVDRQVVVIDRRPQLGPPKTSASLRDVPMPDFVAAAIDQHAKRFGLASDAVLCRTGRGTLLRRDYFNKKIWKPALAVAGLPEDVTFYDLRHTFASTALAEGVPISEVSRWLGHKSITTTVDLYGRLVPEATCRARDALDKAFKPALNVPGKCPGGS from the coding sequence GTGAACGGCGACGAAGGCATGATCACCGTGGATCGGCAGGTTGTGGTCATCGATCGACGACCGCAGCTCGGCCCGCCGAAGACCTCCGCGTCATTGCGAGACGTGCCCATGCCCGACTTCGTCGCGGCAGCGATCGACCAACATGCCAAGCGGTTCGGGCTTGCCTCGGATGCTGTGCTGTGCCGAACCGGTCGGGGCACCCTGCTCCGGCGCGACTACTTCAACAAGAAGATCTGGAAACCCGCCCTGGCGGTCGCCGGCCTTCCCGAGGACGTGACCTTTTACGATCTACGCCATACCTTCGCGAGCACCGCCCTGGCCGAAGGCGTCCCGATCTCCGAGGTGTCCCGGTGGCTGGGGCACAAGTCCATCACCACGACTGTGGACCTGTACGGCCGCCTGGTCCCGGAGGCGACCTGCCGAGCCCGTGATGCCCTGGACAAGGCGTTCAAGCCAGCGCTGAATGTGCCCGGAAAGTGCCCTGGCGGATCTTGA
- a CDS encoding dipeptidase, translated as MTLHPLHRRAVVADTHNDLLMAVSARPPHVWSSFFRDRWLPQLTAGGVDLQVLPVFIDDQYRPEGALRQTLRMIECAHVIAEGNADRVSLCRDAREIDAALESGRIALVLAMESMPGLDASVELIPTVHRLGVRVASIAHFGRTPLADGSAEDATGSGLTSHGVAALAEMERLGIIFDVSHLGASGVAHVLELATRPVIATHSSARALRDHHRNLTDEQLRGVAATGGVVCVNFFAPFLAEQPAGYTLDRLLDHIEHIAGVAGIDHVGLGPDFVKEVYDDLMPPFCEGENDRGVDPKATVPGLAGPEGLPLVTEGLLARGLPEKDVEKIIGGNVHRLFGELLT; from the coding sequence ATGACGCTTCACCCCTTGCACCGGCGTGCCGTCGTCGCCGACACGCACAACGACCTGCTGATGGCCGTCTCCGCCCGCCCGCCGCACGTGTGGTCGTCGTTCTTCCGCGACCGCTGGCTGCCGCAGCTCACCGCGGGCGGGGTCGACCTTCAGGTCCTGCCGGTCTTCATCGACGACCAGTACCGCCCTGAGGGGGCGCTGCGGCAGACGTTGCGGATGATCGAGTGCGCCCACGTGATCGCCGAGGGCAACGCCGACCGGGTGTCGCTCTGCCGCGACGCCCGCGAGATCGACGCCGCGCTGGAGTCGGGCAGGATCGCGCTGGTGCTGGCGATGGAGAGCATGCCGGGCCTGGACGCCAGCGTCGAGCTGATCCCGACGGTGCACCGGCTGGGCGTCCGGGTGGCGTCGATCGCGCACTTCGGCCGCACGCCACTGGCCGACGGCAGCGCCGAGGACGCCACCGGCAGCGGCCTGACCTCGCACGGCGTCGCCGCCCTCGCGGAGATGGAGCGGCTCGGCATCATCTTCGACGTCTCCCATCTCGGCGCCTCGGGTGTCGCGCACGTCCTGGAGCTGGCCACCAGGCCGGTCATCGCCACCCACTCCTCGGCCCGTGCGCTGCGTGACCACCACCGCAACCTCACCGACGAGCAGTTGCGCGGCGTGGCCGCGACCGGAGGCGTGGTCTGCGTCAACTTCTTCGCCCCCTTCCTGGCCGAGCAGCCGGCCGGCTACACGCTCGACCGCCTGCTCGACCACATCGAGCACATCGCCGGGGTGGCCGGCATCGACCACGTCGGCCTCGGGCCCGACTTCGTCAAGGAGGTCTACGACGACCTGATGCCGCCGTTCTGCGAGGGCGAGAACGACCGCGGCGTGGACCCGAAGGCCACGGTGCCCGGCCTGGCGGGGCCGGAGGGCCTGCCTCTGGTCACCGAGGGGCTGCTCGCCCGCGGCCTGCCGGAGAAGGACGTCGAGAAGATCATCGGCGGCAACGTGCACCGCCTCTTCGGCGAGCTGCTGACCTGA
- a CDS encoding flavin-containing monooxygenase: MAPSVAIIGAGFGGLCMAIRLERAGIRSYTIFEKADDLGGTWRDNSYPGAGCDIPSHLYSYSFEKYASWTRRYPDQPEILGYLEHCADKYDVRRKIRFRSEVRSAAFDGRQWRITATGPDGGEHTEAFDVMVVSIGQLNRPHLPDIPGMSDFTGVSFHSARWNHDHDLTGRQVAVIGTGSSAAQLIPPVAERAERLHVFQRTPNWVIPKPDATFGPLTKLALHYVPGLQRAYREWIYRYAEATLYPALAHGWSTGLLKKRALGHLYDQVPDPALRAKLTPDYPPGCKRVVIDSRFYPALTRDNVDVITDKIVRIAPRGVETTEGLREVDTIVYATGFKSTEFLTPMEITGRSGRSLRERWANGAEAYLGISVPEFPNMFLLYGPNTNLGHNSIIFMLECQVGHIMACLPRLTEQGPIEVRPEAMAAWTRQLDAAMERMVWGGGCQSWYKTAEGRVTNNWPGPTTLYRRLTGKAPGGAYRLSPAR, translated from the coding sequence ATGGCACCAAGCGTCGCGATCATCGGAGCCGGCTTCGGCGGACTGTGCATGGCGATCCGGCTGGAAAGGGCCGGGATCCGCTCGTACACGATCTTCGAGAAGGCGGACGACCTCGGCGGGACCTGGCGCGACAACAGTTATCCGGGGGCGGGCTGCGACATCCCGTCCCATCTGTATTCCTACTCCTTCGAGAAGTACGCGAGCTGGACCCGTCGCTACCCGGACCAGCCGGAGATCCTCGGCTATCTGGAGCACTGCGCCGACAAGTACGACGTACGGCGGAAGATCAGGTTCCGCAGCGAGGTCCGCAGCGCCGCCTTCGACGGCCGCCAGTGGCGGATCACCGCCACCGGGCCGGACGGGGGCGAGCACACGGAGGCGTTCGACGTCATGGTGGTGAGCATCGGCCAGCTCAACCGCCCCCACCTTCCCGACATCCCCGGAATGTCGGACTTCACGGGCGTCTCCTTCCACTCCGCCCGCTGGAACCACGACCACGACCTCACCGGCAGGCAGGTCGCGGTCATCGGCACCGGCTCGTCGGCGGCCCAGCTCATCCCGCCCGTCGCCGAGCGCGCCGAGCGGCTGCACGTCTTCCAGCGCACCCCCAACTGGGTCATCCCGAAGCCGGACGCCACGTTCGGCCCGCTGACCAAGCTCGCCCTCCACTACGTCCCCGGCCTGCAGCGGGCCTACCGCGAGTGGATCTACCGGTACGCCGAGGCCACCCTCTACCCCGCGCTCGCGCACGGCTGGAGCACGGGCCTGCTGAAGAAGCGGGCGCTCGGCCACCTGTACGACCAGGTGCCCGACCCGGCGCTGCGCGCCAAGCTCACCCCCGACTACCCGCCCGGCTGCAAACGGGTCGTCATCGACAGCCGCTTCTACCCCGCCCTCACCAGGGACAACGTGGACGTGATCACCGACAAGATCGTCCGCATCGCCCCGCGCGGCGTCGAGACCACCGAAGGGCTGCGCGAGGTCGACACGATCGTCTACGCGACCGGGTTCAAGAGCACGGAGTTCCTGACCCCGATGGAGATCACGGGCCGCTCCGGCCGCTCACTGCGCGAGCGGTGGGCGAACGGCGCGGAGGCCTACCTCGGCATCTCGGTGCCGGAGTTCCCCAACATGTTCCTGCTGTACGGCCCCAACACCAACCTCGGCCACAACTCGATCATCTTCATGCTCGAATGCCAGGTCGGCCACATCATGGCCTGCCTGCCCCGGCTGACCGAGCAGGGCCCGATCGAGGTGCGCCCCGAGGCGATGGCGGCCTGGACGCGGCAGCTCGACGCGGCCATGGAGCGCATGGTGTGGGGCGGCGGCTGCCAGAGCTGGTACAAGACGGCCGAGGGCCGCGTCACCAACAACTGGCCGGGCCCGACGACGCTCTACCGCAGGCTCACGGGCAAGGCCCCGGGTGGCGCCTACCGGCTGAGCCCGGCGCGGTAA
- a CDS encoding bifunctional RNase H/acid phosphatase, with product MTDYVIEADGGSRGNPGPAGYGAVVKDAASGQVLAEAAEAIGVTTNNVAEYRGLIAGLRAVLRVGGEGAAVAVRMDSKLVVEQMAGRWKIKNEGLRPLASEAGALVRRLRVTEWTWIPRERNQHADRLANEAMDAAAQGLRWRAGGTSDSAEPGLPPSPSPSQTDLLDVSGIAAPARGTAARASDLSAPTASVAAAQQRTRAAGKKVETGTGWRPPTRVATSLLLLRHGETELSLERRFSGLGDPELTPNGLAQAEAAAERLSREPYRPDVIVSSPLRRARQTAAAVAARTGLDVEVDDDLREADFGAWEGHTFTEIQRRWPAELAAWLADPEAAPPGGESFAVAARRVGAVGERLVERYEGKTVLAVSHVTPIKMLLRLALKAPLESLYRMHLDLACLSLIEYYADGPAVVKSFNDTAHLR from the coding sequence GTGACCGACTACGTCATCGAGGCCGACGGCGGCTCGCGCGGCAACCCTGGCCCGGCCGGCTACGGCGCGGTCGTCAAGGACGCGGCGAGCGGCCAGGTGCTCGCCGAGGCCGCCGAGGCGATCGGCGTCACTACCAACAACGTGGCCGAATACCGCGGCCTCATCGCCGGCCTGCGGGCCGTGCTGCGGGTGGGCGGCGAGGGCGCGGCCGTCGCCGTCAGGATGGACTCCAAGCTGGTCGTCGAGCAGATGGCCGGACGCTGGAAGATCAAGAACGAAGGGCTGCGGCCGCTCGCCTCCGAGGCCGGCGCGCTGGTGCGGCGGCTGCGGGTCACGGAGTGGACCTGGATCCCGCGCGAACGCAACCAGCACGCCGACCGCCTGGCCAACGAGGCCATGGACGCCGCCGCCCAGGGCCTGCGGTGGAGGGCCGGCGGCACGAGCGACAGCGCCGAACCGGGATTGCCCCCTTCCCCCTCGCCCTCGCAGACTGACCTCCTGGACGTAAGCGGCATCGCCGCCCCGGCCAGGGGCACCGCAGCGCGGGCCTCGGACCTCTCCGCGCCCACCGCCTCCGTGGCCGCCGCCCAGCAGCGCACCCGGGCCGCCGGGAAGAAGGTGGAGACGGGCACCGGATGGCGTCCCCCCACCCGCGTCGCCACCTCCCTGCTCCTCCTCCGCCACGGCGAGACCGAGCTCTCCCTCGAACGCCGCTTCTCCGGCCTCGGCGACCCCGAGCTCACCCCCAACGGCCTGGCCCAGGCCGAGGCCGCCGCCGAACGCCTGTCGCGGGAGCCGTACCGTCCTGACGTGATCGTCTCCTCCCCGCTGCGGCGCGCCCGCCAGACCGCCGCCGCCGTCGCCGCCCGCACCGGCCTCGACGTCGAGGTGGACGACGACCTCAGGGAGGCCGACTTCGGCGCGTGGGAGGGCCACACCTTCACGGAGATCCAGCGCCGCTGGCCCGCCGAACTCGCCGCCTGGCTCGCCGACCCCGAGGCCGCCCCACCCGGCGGCGAGAGCTTCGCCGTCGCCGCCCGCCGCGTGGGGGCTGTGGGGGAGCGCCTGGTGGAGCGGTACGAGGGCAAGACCGTCCTCGCCGTCTCCCACGTCACCCCCATCAAGATGCTCCTGCGCCTGGCGCTCAAGGCCCCGCTGGAGTCGCTCTACCGCATGCACCTCGACCTGGCCTGCCTGAGCCTGATCGAGTACTACGCCGACGGCCCCGCCGTCGTGAAGTCCTTCAACGACACCGCACACCTGCGCTGA
- a CDS encoding Nramp family divalent metal transporter yields MAEFTPTVPARVLPPVTVRDLPEPPRSTWRVIGPGLVGAGVGLASGEFILWPYIASQVGLIFVWGAAVGIITQWFLNMEIERYTLATGETALTGFSRMWRHWGLVFVLMTLCSNLWPGWVTSSATMVTYLTGTGAGSVRWIAIGMLLLIALGLTLAPVIYTALERVIFVKIALVVTLIVVAVLFAITADSWVELGKGMTVDARFPVPELEFAVLMGAIAYAGAGGGQNLCQSNWIRDKGFGMGLYVPRLVSPVTGHEEAAPTTGFQFAPTDGNLARWRRWWRFANVEQAWTFALVSFVTIALMSMLAYSTVFGREGLQNSIGFLEVEGRALQETVGAWFGVLFWVIGALALFASAMGIVDYTSRLASDTIKTVYLRDKPVSVNRVYFLTVWTLVLVGIAILLLGFDQPLILLVFSASFAAVMMFVYSILLIVLNRRALPKEIRVRSYRLGALVWSVAFFGSLTVLTVVQQAQKLF; encoded by the coding sequence ATGGCGGAGTTCACCCCCACCGTTCCTGCGCGAGTCCTGCCCCCCGTCACCGTCCGCGACCTGCCCGAACCGCCCCGATCGACCTGGCGCGTCATCGGCCCCGGCCTGGTGGGCGCGGGCGTCGGCCTGGCGTCGGGCGAGTTCATCCTCTGGCCGTACATCGCCTCCCAAGTCGGACTGATCTTCGTCTGGGGCGCGGCCGTCGGCATCATCACCCAGTGGTTCCTCAACATGGAGATCGAGCGCTACACGCTGGCCACCGGCGAGACCGCGCTCACCGGCTTCAGCCGCATGTGGCGGCACTGGGGCCTGGTCTTCGTCCTCATGACGCTCTGCTCCAACCTGTGGCCGGGCTGGGTGACCAGTTCGGCCACCATGGTCACGTACCTCACCGGGACGGGTGCGGGCAGCGTCCGGTGGATCGCGATCGGCATGCTCCTCCTGATCGCGCTCGGCCTGACCCTGGCACCGGTGATCTACACGGCGCTGGAACGGGTGATCTTCGTCAAGATCGCCCTGGTCGTGACGCTGATCGTGGTCGCGGTGCTGTTCGCCATCACCGCCGACAGCTGGGTCGAGCTGGGCAAGGGCATGACCGTGGACGCCAGGTTCCCGGTGCCCGAGCTGGAGTTCGCGGTGCTCATGGGCGCCATCGCGTACGCGGGCGCGGGCGGCGGCCAGAACCTGTGCCAGAGCAACTGGATCCGCGACAAGGGCTTCGGCATGGGCCTGTACGTCCCCCGCCTGGTCAGCCCGGTCACCGGCCACGAGGAGGCGGCGCCCACGACCGGCTTCCAGTTCGCCCCGACCGACGGCAACCTCGCCCGCTGGCGGCGGTGGTGGCGCTTCGCCAACGTCGAGCAGGCGTGGACGTTCGCCCTGGTGTCGTTCGTGACGATCGCCCTGATGTCGATGCTGGCGTACTCGACCGTCTTCGGCCGGGAGGGCCTGCAGAACAGCATCGGCTTCCTGGAGGTGGAGGGCCGGGCGCTGCAGGAGACCGTCGGCGCGTGGTTCGGCGTGCTGTTCTGGGTGATCGGCGCGCTGGCGCTGTTCGCCTCGGCGATGGGCATCGTCGACTACACCTCGCGCCTCGCCTCCGACACGATCAAGACCGTCTACCTGCGTGACAAGCCGGTGTCGGTCAACCGCGTCTACTTCCTCACCGTGTGGACGCTGGTGCTGGTCGGCATCGCGATCCTGCTGCTGGGCTTCGACCAGCCGCTGATCCTGCTGGTGTTCTCGGCGAGCTTCGCGGCCGTGATGATGTTCGTGTACTCGATCCTGCTGATCGTGCTCAACCGGCGGGCCCTGCCCAAGGAGATCAGGGTGCGGTCGTACCGGTTGGGGGCGCTGGTCTGGTCGGTCGCGTTCTTCGGCTCGCTGACCGTGCTGACCGTCGTGCAGCAGGCGCAGAAGCTGTTCTGA
- a CDS encoding SSI family serine proteinase inhibitor: MKAAPTALRTALRTTGLRTTGLRTTGLRGAAAGLCAAVLVAVPLAAAPASAAGRAGADLAVTVTGAGGSGAYRYLLTCDPTGGSHPRPADACAALHSVGGRVDALDVDPGPCTQIHAPVHAEVAGRWYGRPIAYHHDFPNRCLMIRTLGPVV, translated from the coding sequence ATGAAAGCAGCACCCACCGCCCTCCGCACCGCCCTTCGCACCACCGGCCTTCGCACCACCGGCCTTCGCACCACCGGCCTCCGCGGCGCCGCCGCCGGCCTCTGCGCCGCCGTGCTCGTGGCCGTGCCGCTCGCGGCCGCGCCCGCCTCGGCCGCGGGCCGCGCGGGCGCGGATCTCGCCGTCACCGTCACCGGGGCGGGCGGCAGTGGCGCCTACCGCTACCTGCTGACCTGCGACCCCACCGGCGGCAGCCACCCGCGGCCCGCCGACGCCTGCGCCGCGCTGCACTCGGTGGGCGGCAGGGTGGACGCCCTCGACGTCGACCCCGGCCCCTGCACCCAGATCCACGCGCCGGTCCACGCCGAGGTCGCCGGCCGCTGGTACGGCCGGCCGATCGCCTACCATCACGACTTCCCCAACAGGTGCCTCATGATCCGGACCCTCGGCCCGGTGGTGTAG
- a CDS encoding AMP-binding protein, which produces MDFDKTPGFYAIAAAHPDRLAVIDTDGTRTTYGDLLTRVNQVSHGLRARGLGVGDVVAGVLPNGIDAVVMLMATGQLGLYYVPINWHLTEAEVAYILRDCDAKVVVTGPDHQVPGGEVGTAGLAEGQPGDAPADRTSGAVMWYTSGTTGFPKGVQRSLPGAEPEAIVPLYAWFFGEVVDLKPGDEIHLVTSPMYHSAPCAHTQFALHFGHTVVITPRFDPENILELVERYRVTNAMMVPTMFHRMLQLPEDVRAKYDVSSLRQVIHTAAACPVAVKQQIMDWWGPVLYEYYGSTESTIAFSVKPHDWLARPGTVGRPAPTFEAKILGEDGEELPPGEPGLIYVKSSMGSFEYRKDPAKTAASMRGEWYTPGDIGYLDDDGFLFLCDRRTDLIVSGGVNIYPAEIEAALLEHPAVADVAVIGVPDEEWGHNVVALVQPAEGVEAGPDLTAELLEHCGPRIARFKHPKVVEYREQLPRTPTGKLSRSKVRAEYLDGDS; this is translated from the coding sequence ATGGACTTCGACAAGACTCCCGGTTTCTACGCCATCGCCGCCGCCCACCCCGACCGCCTGGCCGTCATCGACACCGACGGCACCCGCACCACCTACGGCGACCTGCTCACCCGCGTCAACCAGGTCTCGCACGGCCTGCGCGCCCGCGGGCTCGGCGTCGGCGACGTGGTGGCGGGCGTGCTGCCCAACGGCATCGACGCGGTCGTCATGCTCATGGCCACCGGCCAGCTCGGCCTCTACTACGTGCCGATCAACTGGCACCTGACCGAGGCCGAGGTGGCGTACATCCTGCGCGACTGCGACGCCAAGGTCGTCGTCACCGGCCCTGACCACCAGGTGCCGGGCGGCGAGGTCGGCACGGCGGGGCTCGCCGAGGGGCAGCCCGGCGACGCGCCCGCCGACCGGACCAGCGGCGCGGTCATGTGGTACACCTCCGGCACCACCGGCTTCCCGAAGGGCGTCCAGCGCTCGCTGCCGGGGGCCGAGCCCGAGGCGATCGTGCCGCTGTACGCGTGGTTCTTCGGCGAGGTCGTGGACCTCAAGCCGGGCGACGAGATCCACTTGGTGACCTCGCCGATGTACCACTCCGCGCCGTGCGCCCACACCCAGTTCGCGCTGCACTTCGGGCACACCGTGGTGATCACCCCGCGGTTCGACCCGGAGAACATCCTGGAGCTGGTCGAGCGCTACCGGGTGACCAACGCGATGATGGTCCCGACCATGTTCCACCGCATGCTCCAGCTCCCCGAGGACGTGCGCGCCAAGTACGACGTCTCCAGCCTGCGCCAGGTCATCCACACCGCCGCGGCCTGCCCGGTCGCGGTCAAGCAGCAGATCATGGACTGGTGGGGGCCGGTGCTCTACGAGTACTACGGCTCCACCGAGTCCACGATCGCCTTCTCCGTCAAGCCGCACGACTGGCTGGCCAGGCCGGGCACGGTCGGCCGGCCCGCGCCCACGTTCGAGGCGAAGATCCTCGGCGAGGACGGCGAGGAGCTGCCGCCCGGCGAGCCCGGCCTGATCTACGTCAAGTCGTCCATGGGCAGCTTCGAGTACCGCAAGGACCCGGCGAAGACCGCCGCCAGCATGCGCGGCGAATGGTACACACCGGGCGACATCGGCTACTTGGACGACGACGGCTTCCTGTTCCTGTGCGACCGGCGTACCGACCTCATCGTCTCCGGCGGGGTGAACATCTACCCCGCCGAGATCGAGGCCGCGCTCCTGGAGCACCCAGCGGTGGCCGATGTGGCCGTCATCGGGGTCCCGGACGAGGAGTGGGGGCACAACGTGGTCGCGCTCGTCCAGCCGGCCGAGGGCGTCGAGGCGGGGCCCGACCTGACCGCCGAGCTGCTGGAGCACTGCGGGCCGCGCATCGCCAGGTTCAAGCACCCGAAGGTCGTCGAGTACCGCGAGCAACTGCCGCGCACCCCCACCGGCAAGCTGTCGCGCTCCAAGGTGCGCGCCGAGTACCTGGACGGCGACTCGTAG
- a CDS encoding Nif3-like dinuclear metal center hexameric protein, translating into MTLTDVIGVLEAAYPPARAESWDAVGLVSGDPTQEVRRVLLAVDPVAAVAEEALEWGADLIVVHHPLYLRGTTSVAATTPKGRLIHTLIRRGVALYTAHTNADVANPGVSDALARAVGLVGDLVPLRPFPDDPWRGLGRIGEPPAPTTLGEFAARAAEGLPRTAWGIRVAGDLSRPVRRVAVSGGAGDSLLGAAAEAGVDVFLTADLRHHPASEFVESGGPALIDAAHWATEWPWLDSAASILHASGVTVETRVSATVTDAWTRGY; encoded by the coding sequence GTGACGTTGACGGACGTGATCGGAGTGCTCGAGGCGGCCTACCCGCCCGCCCGGGCCGAGTCGTGGGACGCGGTGGGGCTGGTCAGCGGCGATCCCACCCAGGAGGTAAGGCGAGTGCTGCTCGCCGTCGACCCCGTCGCGGCCGTCGCCGAGGAGGCCCTGGAGTGGGGCGCCGACCTCATCGTCGTCCACCACCCCCTCTACCTGCGCGGCACCACGAGCGTGGCCGCCACCACCCCCAAAGGCCGGTTGATCCACACCCTGATCAGGCGCGGCGTCGCCCTCTACACCGCCCACACCAACGCCGACGTCGCCAACCCCGGCGTCTCCGACGCGCTGGCCCGCGCCGTCGGCCTGGTCGGCGACCTGGTGCCGCTGCGGCCGTTCCCCGACGACCCGTGGCGCGGGCTCGGCCGCATCGGCGAGCCGCCCGCGCCGACGACGCTGGGCGAGTTCGCGGCGCGGGCCGCCGAAGGGCTGCCCCGCACGGCGTGGGGCATCAGAGTGGCGGGCGACCTCTCCCGGCCCGTGCGCCGCGTCGCGGTCAGCGGGGGAGCGGGCGACTCCCTGCTCGGCGCCGCCGCCGAGGCCGGGGTGGACGTGTTCCTGACGGCCGACCTGCGCCACCATCCGGCCAGCGAGTTCGTCGAGTCGGGCGGGCCCGCGCTGATCGACGCCGCCCACTGGGCGACCGAGTGGCCGTGGCTCGACAGCGCGGCGTCCATCCTGCACGCCAGTGGCGTTACCGTTGAGACGCGTGTCTCCGCCACGGTCACCGATGCTTGGACAAGAGGATATTGA